The following coding sequences lie in one Methylotuvimicrobium alcaliphilum 20Z genomic window:
- a CDS encoding S-methyl-5'-thioinosine phosphorylase — MTQLAIIGGTGLTRLEGLKIIDRKPIETPFGIPSADYIIGELDAKTVIFLARHGDPHIIPPHKINYRANIWGLKELGVRQIIAVAAVGGITSKMAPAHIAVPDQIIDYSYGRKHTFFEEDLEEVTHIDFTSPYSAELREKLISAAANAQITVTPTGTYGCTQGPRLETAAEIQRMERDGCDLVGMTGMPEAALAKEQGIDYAALGVVANWAAGKTEGEITMAEIEQNLHKGMADTAKLLKAFIARL, encoded by the coding sequence ATGACACAATTAGCGATCATCGGCGGAACAGGATTGACTCGTCTTGAAGGCTTGAAAATCATCGACCGAAAACCTATCGAAACGCCTTTTGGCATACCTTCGGCCGATTACATCATCGGCGAACTTGATGCAAAAACCGTCATCTTTCTAGCCAGACACGGCGACCCGCATATAATACCGCCTCATAAAATCAATTACCGCGCGAATATTTGGGGACTCAAAGAGCTTGGCGTCCGACAAATCATCGCCGTGGCGGCAGTCGGAGGTATTACGTCAAAAATGGCTCCCGCTCATATCGCGGTGCCCGATCAAATCATTGACTATAGCTATGGACGTAAGCACACTTTTTTCGAAGAAGATCTCGAGGAAGTCACGCATATCGACTTCACTAGCCCTTATTCGGCAGAACTACGGGAAAAACTGATCTCTGCTGCAGCAAATGCACAGATTACAGTTACGCCAACTGGCACATACGGCTGCACACAAGGCCCACGACTTGAAACAGCCGCTGAAATCCAACGCATGGAACGTGACGGTTGCGACTTAGTCGGCATGACCGGCATGCCCGAAGCAGCCCTAGCCAAGGAACAGGGTATCGACTATGCCGCGCTTGGGGTCGTCGCAAATTGGGCGGCAGGAAAAACAGAAGGCGAAATCACCATGGCTGAAATCGAACAAAATCTACACAAAGGAATGGCCGATACCGCCAAGCTATTAAAAGCGTTTATAGCCCGGTTATAA
- a CDS encoding HIT domain-containing protein: MAFQLHPQLQKDCIRLGRLELCQLLLMNDSQYPWFILVPEIGDIREIYQLTPTDRSLLQEESCQLAERLAGLFKADKMNVAAIGNLVPQLHIHHIVRYRLDKAWPAPVWGKFDAVPYTEHQLEELLPKIKTAFDDILTR; this comes from the coding sequence ATGGCCTTTCAGTTACATCCACAACTACAAAAAGATTGCATCCGGCTCGGACGCTTGGAATTATGCCAACTGCTGCTAATGAACGACAGTCAATACCCTTGGTTCATTTTAGTACCCGAAATTGGCGATATCCGTGAAATTTATCAATTGACGCCCACTGATCGCTCATTATTACAAGAGGAGTCGTGCCAACTAGCAGAAAGACTAGCCGGGCTTTTCAAAGCCGACAAAATGAATGTGGCAGCAATCGGCAATCTGGTGCCGCAACTGCATATCCATCACATTGTACGCTATCGCTTGGATAAAGCATGGCCGGCCCCGGTCTGGGGGAAATTCGACGCCGTTCCTTACACGGAACACCAACTTGAAGAGCTGTTACCAAAGATTAAAACGGCATTCGACGATATTTTAACAAGGTAG
- the murU gene encoding N-acetylmuramate alpha-1-phosphate uridylyltransferase MurU: MKAMIMAAGRGERMRPLTDRQPKPLLMVGAKPIIVHLLENLRDAGFSDIVINVAHLGSQIIDYLGDGRRFGVSIVYSDEGETPLETAGGIIRALPLLGNKPFLVVNGDIATNFPFKTLKQGEIDLAHLVLVNNPEHHPSGDFGFDGDLLSDHAAEKYTFSGIGLYHPALFAESQQGPLKLAPILREAMRLNRVSGERFNGFWMDIGTPQRLKELDHLYQQRGTHHV, from the coding sequence ATGAAAGCGATGATTATGGCTGCGGGCCGCGGCGAAAGAATGCGCCCTTTAACCGACCGCCAGCCCAAGCCTCTATTGATGGTAGGCGCTAAACCGATTATTGTGCATTTGCTGGAGAATTTGCGTGATGCGGGTTTTAGCGATATTGTAATCAATGTGGCGCATCTGGGAAGCCAAATCATCGACTACCTGGGCGATGGCCGCCGATTCGGCGTGAGCATCGTTTATTCGGACGAGGGCGAAACACCGCTGGAAACAGCCGGAGGCATTATCCGCGCCTTACCTTTGCTCGGCAACAAACCTTTTCTAGTCGTAAACGGCGATATCGCAACGAATTTTCCATTTAAAACGCTTAAACAAGGCGAAATCGATCTTGCGCATTTGGTTTTAGTCAACAACCCCGAACATCACCCCTCAGGCGATTTCGGATTCGACGGCGATCTGTTAAGCGATCATGCCGCCGAAAAATATACGTTCAGCGGTATTGGGCTTTATCATCCGGCTTTATTTGCCGAAAGCCAACAAGGCCCCCTCAAACTGGCGCCGATTTTACGCGAAGCCATGCGCCTAAACAGGGTGTCGGGTGAAAGATTTAACGGTTTCTGGATGGATATCGGAACGCCGCAAAGGCTAAAAGAATTAGACCACCTTTATCAACAGCGAGGAACACACCATGTCTGA
- a CDS encoding FimV/HubP family polar landmark protein, translating into MRKLTKSIALLSLMTPTSVLPLGVGDITLHSALNQSLDAEIALMLSPDENSSDITVKLAPPDKFDEAGLPWSYFLSKIKFNLIPVSDKRAVIKLSSTEVLKEPFLDFLIEVSWPKGTLYREFTVLVDPPATYQQPVLPVPSDYGMTPAEQEYARVVERPVAPAPRREDERAPASGVYGPVGRNETLSSIASKVRPSNDVSVEQTMIALFENNPSAFYKDNINALMAGARLKVPEREVILKLSHRQAVAEYGRQNQVWRGQVAVATEAPVDEAVIDSQLRLVAPAQEDVEETERVVSGERDDSLLQPVDPDRADQDEPSRDDAELRARLEKLEEQLAVMQQMLAIKDEQLAALQHKEPSEKVVEVPPPPVVTPPVKETAPPPRPAAKPPQPVAQESVSELLDSFYYAIIALVGAGLLGGLGWLWLRKRQTEKETDTDSMFAASSQISLPNSDDELNLLATEDESAYDVGTVGESSFLSEFTPSDFDAFDSDQHEVDPISEADVYLAYGRYQQAEGLIRQAIDEHPENDDYKLKLLEIFYANENKEGFENYANELKQAGKNENGDFWAKVTEMASEISPGSAFFTDDIDTEDNVESTIDKDYREVDPAHSTDVTETNRFDFDLPEFDDLESETEQSPLKDEEMEAEKSDNSLDFDLESFDFSVPEPEDRSSEVSKQQASEQNRQYDNQIEFDLSPEADAPAEEKTDASGSEEFESFDFETFDSDTEKKTDPADTSLMDEFDVSFDEKETQAEGASGLDEEEKDDIGFDFNFDFDLDSTPKKGSDDSFPDDLDLGVSDLTDMDEFETKIDLARAYIDMGDSDAAKDIAQEVLDKGSSEQKKIAQSILDELK; encoded by the coding sequence GTGCGCAAACTGACTAAATCCATAGCGCTTTTATCGTTGATGACCCCGACTAGTGTTCTTCCGTTGGGAGTTGGCGATATCACATTGCACTCGGCCCTTAATCAAAGCCTTGATGCAGAGATTGCATTGATGCTTTCGCCCGACGAAAATTCGTCCGACATTACCGTGAAGCTGGCGCCTCCCGATAAATTCGATGAGGCGGGGTTACCTTGGAGCTATTTTCTTTCCAAAATTAAATTCAACCTGATTCCCGTGTCCGATAAGCGCGCGGTTATTAAGCTCAGTTCAACTGAGGTGCTCAAAGAACCTTTTTTAGATTTTTTGATTGAGGTGAGCTGGCCGAAAGGGACGCTGTATCGTGAGTTCACCGTTTTAGTCGACCCGCCCGCAACTTATCAACAGCCTGTGTTGCCGGTTCCTAGCGATTACGGTATGACGCCTGCCGAGCAAGAATATGCACGAGTTGTTGAGCGTCCGGTAGCACCTGCTCCGCGTCGTGAAGATGAGCGTGCGCCTGCTTCGGGAGTGTATGGACCGGTTGGCAGAAATGAAACCCTTTCGTCAATTGCCTCAAAAGTTAGGCCGTCAAACGATGTTTCGGTTGAACAGACCATGATAGCGCTCTTCGAGAATAATCCGAGCGCATTTTATAAAGACAATATCAATGCATTAATGGCGGGAGCACGGCTCAAGGTTCCGGAAAGAGAGGTCATACTGAAGCTTTCTCACCGGCAAGCAGTGGCGGAGTATGGTCGGCAAAATCAAGTGTGGCGAGGTCAGGTTGCGGTAGCAACGGAGGCGCCGGTTGACGAGGCTGTTATCGACTCGCAATTGAGACTCGTTGCCCCTGCTCAAGAAGATGTTGAAGAGACCGAGCGCGTTGTCAGCGGTGAAAGGGATGATAGCTTGTTGCAACCAGTCGATCCTGACAGAGCCGATCAGGATGAACCAAGCAGAGATGATGCGGAATTGCGAGCGCGATTGGAGAAATTGGAGGAACAACTGGCGGTGATGCAGCAAATGCTGGCCATAAAAGACGAACAGCTAGCCGCTTTGCAGCATAAAGAACCATCCGAAAAAGTTGTTGAGGTGCCACCCCCTCCTGTTGTTACGCCTCCGGTAAAGGAAACCGCTCCGCCTCCCCGTCCGGCAGCAAAACCGCCGCAACCAGTGGCGCAAGAGTCTGTAAGCGAACTTCTGGATTCTTTTTATTACGCGATAATAGCATTGGTCGGTGCCGGTTTGTTAGGTGGTTTAGGCTGGTTGTGGTTGAGGAAGCGCCAAACCGAAAAAGAAACCGATACGGATAGTATGTTCGCAGCATCATCGCAGATTAGTCTTCCCAACTCTGATGATGAATTGAATTTATTAGCCACGGAAGATGAGTCTGCCTATGATGTAGGTACCGTTGGTGAAAGCTCGTTCCTAAGCGAATTTACGCCGAGCGATTTTGACGCTTTCGACAGTGACCAGCATGAAGTCGATCCGATTTCCGAGGCTGATGTTTATTTGGCATACGGTCGTTATCAACAAGCCGAAGGGCTGATTCGACAAGCGATTGACGAGCATCCTGAGAATGACGATTACAAATTAAAGCTATTAGAGATTTTTTATGCGAACGAAAACAAGGAGGGTTTCGAAAATTATGCTAATGAATTGAAGCAAGCCGGAAAAAACGAAAATGGCGATTTCTGGGCAAAAGTTACTGAGATGGCCAGTGAAATTAGTCCAGGATCGGCCTTTTTCACTGACGATATTGATACGGAAGACAATGTCGAGTCGACGATTGACAAAGATTATCGGGAAGTCGATCCCGCTCATTCGACTGATGTAACTGAGACTAATCGTTTCGATTTCGATTTGCCTGAGTTCGATGATCTCGAGTCTGAAACGGAACAATCGCCTTTAAAAGATGAAGAAATGGAAGCTGAAAAGTCGGATAACAGCCTTGATTTCGATTTGGAGAGTTTCGATTTTTCGGTGCCCGAGCCCGAGGATCGTTCATCTGAGGTTTCAAAACAGCAAGCATCGGAGCAGAATCGGCAATACGATAATCAGATCGAGTTTGATTTGAGTCCGGAAGCAGATGCACCTGCAGAGGAAAAAACGGATGCCTCGGGCTCTGAAGAATTTGAATCGTTCGATTTTGAGACCTTCGATTCCGATACGGAGAAGAAGACTGATCCTGCTGACACTTCTCTGATGGATGAATTCGACGTCTCTTTCGACGAGAAAGAAACTCAGGCCGAAGGTGCATCCGGTTTGGACGAAGAGGAAAAGGATGATATTGGTTTTGATTTTAATTTCGATTTCGACTTGGATTCGACACCTAAGAAAGGCAGTGATGATAGTTTTCCGGACGATCTTGATTTAGGGGTTTCCGATCTGACCGATATGGATGAATTCGAAACCAAAATCGATCTTGCTAGAGCTTATATCGATATGGGAGATAGTGATGCCGCTAAGGATATCGCGCAGGAAGTATTGGATAAGGGAAGTTCGGAGCAAAAAAAGATCGCTCAATCGATTCTCGATGAATTGAAATAA
- a CDS encoding flagellar basal body-associated FliL family protein — MRFLLLLCGLIFSGWVLAQDAADDAQPAIEYLEMSPKFTVNLDVPRKYLLVNVQLMVEGKDNMEKIKKHLPALRHALIMLYSGRNANELGTKEQREALRRESVEAVRNALDKYDNSDGFRDVFFSEFLVN; from the coding sequence GTGCGTTTTTTATTGTTATTATGCGGGTTGATTTTTTCCGGTTGGGTTTTGGCCCAGGATGCCGCCGACGATGCACAGCCGGCCATAGAATACTTGGAAATGTCGCCTAAGTTTACCGTGAATTTGGACGTACCTCGAAAATATTTATTGGTCAATGTGCAATTGATGGTAGAGGGTAAGGATAATATGGAAAAAATAAAAAAACATTTACCCGCGTTGAGACACGCATTGATTATGTTGTATAGCGGTCGCAATGCCAATGAGCTGGGAACCAAGGAGCAAAGGGAGGCCTTGCGCCGGGAAAGTGTCGAAGCCGTTAGGAATGCGCTCGATAAATATGATAATAGCGACGGTTTTAGAGATGTGTTTTTTTCCGAGTTTTTGGTTAATTAG
- the nagZ gene encoding beta-N-acetylhexosaminidase: protein MTTNSAIGPIMIDVEGLTLTTHEQEKIHHPNTGAVILFSRNYESPEQLIALIDSIRNARKGPILIAVDQEGGRVQRFKQGFTRLPPANCYRERPELAEAAGWLMASEMLSVGIDFSFAPVLDVDCGISEVIGDRSFSTDPQLTAQLAASFRKGMRSAGMSATGKHFPGHGAVAADSHIALPVDERELSEIRTKDLVPFKLLIEQGLEAVMPAHVVYPAVDDMPAGFSQKWLQNILRRELYFNGAIFSDDLNMEGAAIAGDFSERAKLAQQAGCDMLLVCNNPKAAEQVLDSVPIKTDPLRTQRLDAMRGIPKMTRAMLQASNQWQQISQQIAQISNEYA from the coding sequence ATGACCACTAATTCCGCAATCGGCCCCATCATGATCGATGTTGAAGGCTTGACTTTAACCACTCATGAACAAGAAAAGATCCATCACCCCAACACCGGCGCGGTGATTCTTTTTTCCCGCAATTACGAATCACCCGAACAACTTATCGCTTTGATCGACAGCATTCGCAACGCCCGAAAAGGCCCTATACTCATCGCCGTCGACCAGGAAGGCGGGCGTGTACAACGATTCAAGCAAGGCTTTACGCGCTTACCGCCGGCCAATTGTTATCGTGAACGGCCCGAGCTCGCCGAAGCTGCAGGTTGGCTAATGGCGTCAGAGATGCTGTCCGTCGGCATTGATTTTAGCTTCGCTCCCGTACTTGATGTCGATTGCGGCATCAGCGAAGTCATCGGCGACCGATCATTCTCGACCGACCCTCAACTGACAGCTCAATTGGCAGCCAGCTTTCGCAAAGGCATGCGATCGGCCGGCATGTCTGCAACCGGCAAGCATTTCCCTGGGCACGGCGCGGTAGCTGCCGATTCGCATATAGCATTACCGGTAGACGAACGGGAATTAAGCGAAATCCGAACTAAGGACTTAGTCCCATTTAAATTATTGATCGAACAAGGCTTGGAAGCAGTCATGCCCGCGCATGTCGTCTACCCTGCTGTCGACGACATGCCGGCTGGATTCTCCCAAAAATGGCTGCAAAACATTTTACGGCGTGAACTTTATTTTAACGGCGCCATATTTAGCGACGACCTAAATATGGAAGGCGCAGCAATTGCCGGCGATTTTTCCGAACGTGCGAAACTAGCCCAACAAGCCGGTTGCGATATGCTGTTAGTTTGCAATAATCCCAAAGCGGCCGAACAAGTACTCGACAGCGTACCGATCAAAACCGATCCGCTAAGAACACAACGGCTTGATGCGATGCGCGGAATACCCAAAATGACCCGAGCAATGCTCCAAGCATCTAACCAATGGCAACAAATATCACAACAAATCGCTCAAATTTCCAATGAATATGCTTGA
- a CDS encoding response regulator produces the protein MKKSFLLKHLLIIALLPTLMSNLAQTGALLAEYQAIRNSHAQQAFIEPAQAISMTPLLKRIKISALIGFVSVLAAGLAALAAYRRLKHNSLSPNNNETSGPTTARNHTLDTNSGDQTKLSLSPRKFSILIADDNSINRLLFVNQLQDHCDQITATEEGIEALNYLKSKQFDLVFLDLQMPGHNGFELIEAIRHTENPNKDTPIIAVTAHALPNQRKDIIALGFDECLIKPILSEQLEEIVSLWRPTEPRDALSDSPKQAGYAQQLLAKTAYDRDLALTILNKLYEELPQQLNSIQKALHHRQWQQALSITHKLHGSVSFCGLTDIRQQALTLEQNLISKDFLETDRHFDKLQASIQQFITKKTELIEELSDIPTVDQNSAPGAR, from the coding sequence GTGAAAAAATCTTTCTTACTAAAACACCTCCTCATCATAGCGCTTTTACCGACGCTGATGAGCAACCTCGCACAAACCGGTGCGCTGTTAGCAGAATATCAAGCGATACGGAACAGTCACGCGCAACAAGCATTCATTGAACCGGCCCAAGCAATCTCGATGACACCATTGCTTAAACGGATCAAGATCAGCGCCCTCATCGGTTTTGTCTCGGTCTTAGCAGCCGGATTAGCCGCCCTAGCGGCTTACCGGCGGCTTAAGCATAACAGCCTCAGCCCCAACAATAATGAAACCTCAGGCCCAACCACCGCTCGTAACCACACATTGGATACGAACTCCGGCGATCAAACGAAACTTTCCCTATCGCCCCGTAAATTTTCAATTTTAATCGCCGACGACAATTCCATTAACCGCTTACTGTTCGTCAATCAATTGCAAGATCATTGCGATCAAATTACCGCGACAGAAGAGGGAATCGAAGCATTGAATTATCTGAAGAGCAAACAGTTTGACCTGGTTTTTTTAGACTTACAAATGCCGGGCCATAACGGTTTTGAATTAATCGAAGCCATACGGCATACTGAAAATCCGAATAAGGATACTCCCATTATCGCCGTAACGGCGCATGCTTTACCAAACCAACGCAAAGACATCATTGCCCTTGGCTTCGACGAATGTCTTATTAAACCGATTTTATCCGAGCAACTAGAGGAAATCGTCTCCCTCTGGCGCCCCACCGAACCTCGTGATGCTTTAAGCGACTCTCCAAAGCAGGCCGGTTATGCGCAACAACTCCTGGCTAAAACCGCTTACGACCGAGACTTGGCATTAACCATCCTAAACAAACTATACGAGGAGCTTCCTCAACAACTTAACTCAATTCAAAAAGCACTCCACCATCGACAATGGCAACAAGCCTTATCGATTACCCATAAGCTGCACGGTTCGGTCAGTTTCTGCGGTTTAACGGATATCCGTCAACAGGCTTTAACATTAGAACAAAATTTGATTTCGAAAGACTTCCTCGAAACAGACCGGCATTTCGATAAATTACAAGCTTCGATTCAACAGTTCATTACCAAAAAAACCGAACTTATCGAGGAATTGTCGGATATACCCACCGTAGATCAAAATTCGGCACCGGGGGCCCGTTAA
- a CDS encoding YgaP family membrane protein → MSIDRLVMAFAGSFILLSLLLAHFHSPNWLWFTAFVGANLLQASFTGFCPLAMILKKFGVKPGCAF, encoded by the coding sequence ATGAGTATCGATCGTTTAGTGATGGCGTTTGCCGGCAGTTTTATTTTGTTGAGCCTGCTTTTGGCGCATTTTCATTCACCGAATTGGTTATGGTTTACCGCATTTGTCGGTGCGAATTTATTGCAAGCGTCGTTTACCGGTTTTTGCCCGTTGGCGATGATATTGAAAAAATTCGGCGTGAAACCGGGGTGTGCATTTTAA
- a CDS encoding dodecin, with protein MSDHIYKKIELTGSSSVSIQDAIEKAVAKAAKTLHDLRWLEVVETRGHIDQGKVAHWQVTIKVGFTLKD; from the coding sequence ATGTCTGACCATATTTACAAAAAAATCGAATTGACCGGCTCATCATCGGTCAGCATCCAAGACGCGATCGAAAAGGCTGTCGCAAAAGCGGCGAAAACGTTGCACGATTTGCGTTGGCTAGAAGTCGTCGAAACCCGCGGGCATATCGACCAAGGCAAAGTGGCGCACTGGCAAGTCACGATTAAAGTCGGTTTTACGCTGAAAGATTAG
- a CDS encoding hypoxanthine-guanine phosphoribosyltransferase, with product MLEEIDHVQSTADLLHNKQEVDAAIDNMAHKINLLLADRDPIFLCVMNGGLVIGGELLTRLTIPLTVDAINASRYQNQTSGSTIEWVLKPRTPLQGRTVLIVDDILDEGITLEAIYRYCLSEGATSVYSAVLVDKILDREKPVQADFIGLSVEDRYLFGYGMDYKGYLRNMPGIYACQDNLID from the coding sequence ATGCTTGAAGAAATCGACCACGTCCAATCAACCGCCGACCTACTACACAACAAACAGGAAGTCGACGCGGCAATCGACAACATGGCTCATAAAATCAACCTGCTTCTGGCGGATAGAGATCCTATTTTTCTATGCGTCATGAACGGCGGCTTGGTCATCGGCGGCGAACTGTTGACTCGTTTAACTATTCCCTTGACCGTCGATGCGATCAATGCCAGTCGCTATCAAAACCAAACATCCGGCAGCACCATCGAATGGGTCTTAAAACCGAGAACGCCGCTGCAAGGCAGAACGGTTCTAATCGTCGACGACATTTTAGACGAAGGCATCACGCTGGAGGCGATCTACCGATATTGTTTATCGGAAGGCGCGACTTCTGTCTACAGTGCGGTATTGGTCGATAAGATTTTAGACCGCGAAAAACCGGTTCAAGCCGATTTTATCGGCCTATCGGTGGAAGATCGCTACTTGTTCGGCTATGGAATGGACTACAAAGGCTATCTTCGTAACATGCCGGGTATTTACGCTTGTCAGGATAACTTAATCGACTAG
- a CDS encoding VOC family protein: MSKFNLAIHHISLIVSDTEKSLHFYRDILGLQQTERPNLPFPGAWLQLGEQQIHLLELENPDPTSGRPVHGGRDRHVALTCSDLSPVKEALDNCGFRYTLSISGRQALFCRDFDGNAIEVIERPKTE, encoded by the coding sequence ATGTCCAAATTTAACCTTGCCATCCACCATATTAGTCTTATCGTCTCCGATACCGAAAAATCGTTGCATTTTTACCGGGATATATTAGGACTTCAACAAACAGAACGGCCGAACCTTCCCTTCCCGGGCGCTTGGCTTCAACTTGGCGAACAGCAAATTCATTTACTAGAATTGGAAAATCCCGACCCAACTTCTGGTCGGCCAGTCCACGGAGGAAGAGATCGACATGTCGCATTAACATGTTCGGACCTCTCTCCAGTCAAGGAAGCCCTCGATAACTGCGGCTTTCGATATACATTGAGCATTTCCGGACGCCAAGCATTGTTTTGCCGGGATTTTGACGGTAATGCCATTGAAGTTATCGAACGCCCGAAAACCGAATAA
- a CDS encoding NAD(P)/FAD-dependent oxidoreductase → MARIVVLGAGIGGVPMAYEMKELVKNNHTVTVISDSPTFHFVPSNPWVPPKWRKPEDLKIELAPIMQKKGIEFIQKSAVKVDPPNNQIHLNDGTAVDYDYLVIATGPRLAFDEVPGLGPEGYTTSVCHVDHAAVAAQDWDKFMEDPGPIIVGAVQGASCFGPAYEYLMILETELRKRKIRDKVPMTFVTSEPYIGHLGLGGVGDTKSMLESVLRERTIKWVTNAKVDRIEQGMMYVTEVDDAGNEKKKHELPFKHSMMLPAFTGVDAVRNCGVEGLMNPRGFVIVDEYQRNPTFKNIYSVGVCVAIPPVEKTPVATGTPKTGYMIESMVTATAHNIRDELAGKEPSDKPSLSALCLADLGDTGVAFLAVPQIPPRNTTWSKKGKWVHLSKIIFEKYFMRKVRKGISEPFYERMMLKFMGIVRLK, encoded by the coding sequence ATGGCTAGAATTGTAGTATTAGGTGCCGGTATCGGTGGTGTTCCGATGGCCTATGAAATGAAAGAGTTAGTTAAGAATAATCACACAGTCACCGTGATATCCGATTCTCCGACGTTTCATTTCGTGCCTTCCAACCCTTGGGTGCCGCCGAAATGGCGTAAACCGGAAGATCTGAAAATCGAATTAGCTCCGATTATGCAGAAAAAAGGCATCGAATTCATTCAAAAATCGGCTGTGAAGGTCGATCCTCCTAACAATCAAATTCATTTAAACGACGGTACTGCGGTCGATTACGATTATTTAGTGATTGCAACCGGCCCCCGCCTTGCCTTCGACGAGGTGCCGGGGCTAGGTCCGGAAGGTTATACGACTTCGGTCTGTCATGTCGATCATGCTGCCGTGGCTGCTCAGGACTGGGATAAGTTTATGGAAGATCCAGGTCCGATCATTGTCGGCGCTGTGCAAGGCGCATCTTGTTTCGGCCCCGCTTATGAATATTTGATGATCCTAGAGACCGAGCTGCGTAAACGCAAAATACGCGACAAGGTGCCAATGACCTTCGTTACGTCGGAGCCTTACATCGGGCATTTAGGCCTAGGAGGTGTCGGTGACACCAAAAGCATGTTAGAAAGCGTGCTGAGAGAGAGAACGATCAAGTGGGTGACTAACGCGAAAGTTGATCGTATCGAACAAGGTATGATGTATGTGACAGAAGTCGATGACGCCGGCAACGAGAAGAAAAAGCATGAGTTGCCATTCAAGCATTCAATGATGTTACCGGCGTTTACCGGAGTTGATGCAGTGCGTAATTGCGGTGTCGAAGGCTTGATGAATCCGCGGGGGTTTGTCATCGTCGATGAATATCAGCGCAATCCGACGTTTAAGAATATTTATTCGGTCGGCGTTTGTGTGGCGATTCCACCGGTCGAAAAAACACCGGTCGCCACAGGTACTCCGAAAACCGGTTACATGATTGAGTCTATGGTAACCGCGACCGCGCACAATATTCGTGATGAATTGGCCGGAAAAGAGCCTTCCGACAAACCGAGTCTGAGTGCATTGTGTCTGGCCGATTTGGGCGATACCGGAGTTGCATTTTTGGCTGTGCCGCAAATACCGCCGAGAAATACGACTTGGTCGAAAAAAGGGAAATGGGTGCACCTGTCCAAAATCATATTCGAGAAATATTTCATGCGCAAAGTCAGGAAGGGCATTAGCGAGCCGTTTTATGAAAGAATGATGCTGAAGTTTATGGGTATTGTACGGCTTAAATAA